One window of Chloroflexus aggregans DSM 9485 genomic DNA carries:
- a CDS encoding ATP-binding protein: MHLILPSILGYEVIARDAVSTLALRCGMPQERIEDVKTVLCEACTSAMEQGCHSDPQRKIQVVCEVDERQLVVEVYAEIGGSLVLPCKPVQWSLKQPTSPRDLGLGLIVSLADEVSVSADSHNGTRMRFVFYRDPAGVGGNM; this comes from the coding sequence ATGCATCTCATCCTACCCAGCATTCTTGGCTATGAAGTGATTGCCCGTGATGCGGTCTCGACGCTCGCTTTACGGTGTGGCATGCCACAGGAGCGCATAGAGGACGTGAAGACAGTACTTTGCGAGGCATGCACGAGCGCGATGGAACAGGGGTGCCATTCCGATCCGCAACGTAAAATACAAGTCGTGTGTGAGGTAGATGAACGTCAACTGGTCGTTGAAGTGTATGCTGAGATTGGCGGCTCATTGGTATTACCGTGCAAGCCGGTGCAATGGTCGCTCAAACAACCTACATCACCGCGCGACTTGGGGCTTGGGTTAATTGTGTCGCTTGCGGATGAAGTAAGCGTTAGCGCCGATTCTCACAATGGTACGCGGATGCGCTTCGTGTTTTATCGCGATCCGGCCGGTGTCGGGGGGAAT
- a CDS encoding RNA-guided endonuclease InsQ/TnpB family protein codes for MSVVLAHNIELCSIQAQEVFLREAVGVVRFVDNWVLKEWLTRDEAYKHVLPNPHEAALRRQPNAIKCIPKRVPQYAITNLDKACNRFFRKESGYSTFKKKGRHDSARFDNGLGIVRYAGKRINLPFVGGVKMREALRLIGKTRSATCASVADRWYVSLPVEVEVLKPIRESQAAVGIDLGVTTAATLSTGERLEGPQALPKHLKRLRRLSHHYRCKAIGSNNRRKSARCLARFHARIATIWRDWLHDRQLARALVDIRMDKFKRQLRDQTALSGAMLVEANPWFPSSKMCLGCGTVVKNLPRSVWEWTGDRCGTHHDCDVNAAKILSARYSRGELRRRHACGDRSCGGIAPYRSLRISSVKKESNVSSLGMVRATEGRNDRSRRRLRTSYRIAPAEPFGV; via the coding sequence ATGTCGGTAGTACTCGCGCACAACATTGAGCTTTGTTCGATACAAGCGCAAGAAGTGTTCCTGCGCGAGGCAGTTGGTGTGGTGCGGTTTGTCGACAACTGGGTGCTCAAGGAGTGGCTAACGCGTGACGAAGCGTACAAACATGTGCTGCCCAACCCACACGAGGCAGCCCTGAGACGGCAACCGAACGCGATCAAGTGCATACCTAAGCGTGTACCGCAGTATGCCATCACGAATCTGGACAAGGCATGCAATCGCTTTTTCCGTAAGGAAAGCGGGTATTCCACCTTCAAGAAGAAGGGTAGGCACGACAGTGCCCGTTTTGACAACGGGTTGGGCATCGTTCGCTATGCAGGTAAGCGTATCAACCTACCCTTTGTCGGGGGGGTAAAGATGCGTGAGGCGCTGCGCTTGATTGGCAAAACCCGGTCTGCCACGTGCGCGAGCGTGGCAGACCGTTGGTACGTTTCTCTCCCTGTCGAGGTTGAAGTGCTCAAGCCCATCCGCGAGAGCCAAGCAGCGGTGGGCATTGATCTGGGCGTCACCACGGCGGCAACACTTTCAACCGGTGAAAGACTGGAAGGCCCGCAAGCGTTACCCAAGCATCTTAAGCGTCTGCGCCGTTTGAGCCATCACTATCGTTGCAAAGCCATCGGCAGCAACAACCGGCGCAAATCGGCGCGGTGCTTGGCGCGGTTTCACGCGCGCATTGCCACCATTTGGCGGGATTGGCTGCACGACCGGCAGCTTGCCCGCGCGCTTGTCGACATTAGGATGGATAAGTTCAAGCGCCAGCTTCGCGACCAGACGGCGCTCTCTGGTGCGATGCTGGTGGAAGCCAATCCGTGGTTTCCCTCCTCGAAGATGTGTTTAGGGTGCGGTACCGTGGTGAAAAACTTGCCGCGTTCCGTTTGGGAATGGACGGGCGACAGGTGTGGTACGCACCATGACTGCGATGTGAATGCGGCAAAAATCTTGAGTGCCCGGTACTCACGAGGGGAGTTGCGCCGCCGTCACGCCTGTGGAGACCGGTCCTGCGGCGGGATAGCGCCGTACCGGTCTCTGCGTATCTCGTCGGTGAAGAAGGAATCAAACGTGTCCTCTTTGGGCATGGTTCGAGCAACGGAAGGTAGGAATGACCGATCAAGAAGGCGCCTCCGAACAAGTTATCGAATTGCGCCTGCCGAGCCGTTTGGGGTATGA
- a CDS encoding ATP-binding protein has product MTDQEGASEQVIELRLPSRLGYERVAMDTAASLARRMGFSPDRIDALRTAIGEAVTNAIEHGNQSDAAMKVVVVLTIRPDELIVSVADQGRQFLDPTRTTAQPRIADALQRADKGGWGIWLIRELMDKVEFTLAPDGGNQVRMVVHLERSSTNNH; this is encoded by the coding sequence ATGACCGATCAAGAAGGCGCCTCCGAACAAGTTATCGAATTGCGCCTGCCGAGCCGTTTGGGGTATGAGCGAGTCGCTATGGACACGGCAGCGTCGCTGGCGCGTCGCATGGGTTTTTCGCCCGATCGAATCGATGCGCTGCGGACAGCGATTGGTGAGGCGGTAACAAATGCCATCGAACACGGCAATCAGTCTGACGCTGCCATGAAGGTAGTAGTCGTACTTACCATTCGGCCTGATGAATTGATCGTGAGTGTGGCCGATCAGGGTCGCCAATTCCTCGATCCAACTCGGACGACAGCACAGCCCCGTATTGCTGATGCTTTGCAACGGGCCGATAAGGGTGGTTGGGGTATCTGGTTGATACGCGAGTTAATGGACAAGGTGGAGTTTACTTTAGCGCCAGATGGGGGGAATCAGGTACGGATGGTGGTTCATCTCGAACGATCGTCAACGAATAACCACTAA